One genomic region from Skermania piniformis encodes:
- a CDS encoding ROK family protein, producing the protein MAVPRKALTVGIDVGGTSLRAAVVDGTGQVRELLRVPTPKSADALDDSLDQAVRTLAARHSIAAVGLAVAGFVSDDRSTVRFAPHLPWLDAPVGVELSARLGLPVILEHDANAALVGEHRFGAAAGGRVVALIAIGTGIGAALLIDGTLYRGAHGIAPELGHLQVVPDGRACPCGKRGCWERYCSGTALARTAGQLLAAEPGGSRTLAHAAADPDSLTGRLVAAAARDGDPIAVAAMRDLAGWLGLGLAGVADMYDPDLVVIGGGVSASAPLFLDDARERYAAALTGAGHRPLARIRAAQLGDAAGMIGAAELARAAHTDG; encoded by the coding sequence ATTGCCGTCCCCCGGAAAGCGCTCACCGTCGGCATCGACGTCGGCGGCACCAGTCTTCGAGCGGCCGTGGTGGACGGCACCGGCCAGGTTCGCGAGCTGCTGCGGGTACCGACGCCGAAATCCGCCGACGCGCTCGACGACAGCCTCGACCAGGCGGTGCGCACCCTTGCGGCGCGACACTCGATCGCCGCCGTCGGACTGGCGGTCGCCGGCTTCGTCAGCGACGATCGGTCCACGGTTCGGTTCGCCCCCCACCTGCCCTGGCTGGACGCCCCGGTGGGCGTCGAGCTGAGTGCCCGCCTCGGCCTGCCGGTGATCCTGGAGCACGACGCCAACGCCGCGCTGGTCGGCGAACACCGGTTCGGCGCGGCGGCCGGTGGCCGGGTGGTGGCGCTGATCGCGATCGGCACCGGAATCGGTGCGGCGCTGCTGATCGACGGCACGCTGTACCGCGGGGCGCATGGGATCGCACCCGAGCTGGGCCATCTCCAGGTGGTGCCGGACGGCCGTGCCTGCCCCTGCGGCAAGCGCGGGTGCTGGGAGCGCTACTGCAGCGGGACCGCCCTCGCGCGGACCGCCGGGCAGTTGCTGGCGGCCGAGCCGGGCGGCTCGCGAACCCTCGCCCATGCGGCCGCCGATCCGGACTCGCTGACCGGTCGGTTGGTCGCGGCGGCCGCCCGCGACGGTGACCCGATCGCCGTCGCGGCCATGCGCGACCTGGCCGGCTGGCTCGGTCTCGGATTGGCCGGGGTGGCGGATATGTACGACCCGGATCTGGTGGTGATCGGCGGCGGGGTGAGCGCCTCGGCACCGTTGTTCCTCGACGACGCTCGAGAGCGGTATGCGGCGGCGTTGACCGGCGCCGGACACCGACCGCTGGCCCGGATCCGAGCTGCCCAGCTCGGCGACGCGGCCGGGATGATCGGCGCCGCCGAGTTGGCTCGGGCGGCACACACCGACGGGTAG
- a CDS encoding SRPBCC family protein, protein MADRTRRSILVNAPADEVMSVIADLETYPSWVSAAKSVTVLEATADGRARRARFELDAGMVRDTFVLVYDWHPDGRTVSWTLADGDLQKAQDGVYTLVDEADGATTVVYELTVDLAIPMIGTFKRKAEKVITDTALKELKKRVEG, encoded by the coding sequence ATGGCCGACCGCACCAGGCGATCGATCCTGGTAAACGCACCCGCCGACGAAGTGATGTCGGTGATCGCCGACCTGGAGACCTACCCGAGCTGGGTGTCGGCGGCGAAATCGGTGACCGTGCTCGAAGCCACGGCGGACGGTCGGGCCCGCCGCGCCCGATTCGAACTGGACGCCGGCATGGTCCGCGATACGTTCGTCCTGGTCTACGACTGGCATCCGGACGGTCGCACGGTCAGCTGGACCCTCGCCGACGGCGACCTGCAGAAGGCTCAGGACGGGGTTTACACCCTCGTCGACGAGGCGGACGGGGCGACGACCGTCGTCTACGAACTGACCGTCGATCTGGCCATTCCGATGATCGGCACCTTCAAGCGGAAAGCAGAGAAGGTCATCACCGACACCGCGCTCAAGGAACTGAAGAAACGAGTAGAGGGCTGA
- a CDS encoding polyketide cyclase / dehydrase and lipid transport, whose product MSTIQIADQTFVAAPAARVAAALADRRRWRQWWPDLVLELRADRAEQGLRWGVSGPVAGTMEVWLEPVLDGVVVHYFLHAEPVAGQSDSARTEHDRRVAGKRMAFGLKTELEAGRPAGVAPAG is encoded by the coding sequence ATGAGCACCATCCAGATCGCCGACCAGACCTTCGTCGCCGCGCCGGCGGCGCGGGTGGCTGCGGCACTCGCCGACCGCCGCCGCTGGCGGCAGTGGTGGCCGGATCTGGTGCTCGAGCTCCGCGCCGATCGCGCCGAGCAGGGCCTGCGCTGGGGGGTGAGCGGGCCGGTTGCGGGGACGATGGAAGTGTGGCTCGAGCCGGTGCTCGACGGCGTCGTGGTGCACTATTTTCTGCATGCCGAACCCGTTGCCGGACAGTCCGACTCGGCGCGCACCGAGCACGACCGGCGAGTCGCCGGCAAGCGGATGGCGTTCGGGCTGAAGACCGAACTGGAAGCGGGGCGCCCGGCCGGTGTCGCCCCGGCCGGCTGA
- a CDS encoding glycosyltransferase family 4 protein: protein MSRLLLVTNDFPPRPGGIQAYLHTLATRLPADRLVVYAPRWRGDSHRRFDAAQPFPVIRHPTTLLLPTPLVARRAARLLREYDCDAAWFGAAAPLALLAPALRRAGAATVLASTHGHEVGWSMLPAARQALRRIGEQTDVVSYVSEYTRRRFAAAFGRNAALTALSPGVDTAVFAPDPAARADLRRRYRLGDRPTVLCVSRLVPRKGQDMLIAALPRLRERIDGTVLVIVGGGPYEQTLRRRAVRYGVADHVVFTGGVPAAELAAHHTVGDVFAMPCRTRGAGLDVEGLGIVFLEASATGLPVVAGRSGGAPETVLPGRTGHVVNGRDVVELTDTIAELLADPDRAAQLGAAGRAWVQRDWQWDDRAAKLAQLCRLSS from the coding sequence TTGTCGCGACTACTGCTGGTCACCAACGACTTTCCGCCGCGGCCCGGCGGTATCCAGGCCTACCTGCATACCCTGGCCACGCGGCTCCCGGCCGATCGGCTGGTGGTCTACGCGCCGCGCTGGCGGGGGGACTCGCATCGCCGGTTCGACGCGGCACAGCCGTTTCCGGTCATCCGGCACCCCACGACGCTGCTCCTGCCGACCCCGTTGGTGGCCCGCCGAGCAGCTCGACTGCTACGCGAATACGATTGCGACGCTGCCTGGTTCGGTGCCGCGGCGCCACTGGCACTGCTCGCGCCGGCGCTGCGCCGAGCCGGCGCCGCGACCGTTCTCGCAAGTACCCACGGGCACGAAGTGGGCTGGTCGATGCTGCCCGCCGCTCGGCAGGCGCTGCGCCGGATCGGTGAGCAGACCGACGTCGTCAGCTACGTCAGCGAGTACACCCGACGCCGGTTCGCCGCCGCATTCGGCCGCAACGCCGCGCTGACCGCACTCTCCCCCGGCGTCGACACCGCGGTGTTCGCACCCGACCCGGCTGCCCGGGCCGACCTGCGCCGCCGATACCGGCTCGGCGACCGACCGACGGTGCTGTGCGTCTCCCGACTGGTCCCCCGCAAAGGCCAGGACATGCTGATCGCGGCGCTCCCCCGGCTGCGGGAGCGGATCGACGGCACCGTTCTGGTGATCGTCGGCGGCGGCCCGTACGAGCAGACTCTGCGCCGCCGCGCCGTCCGCTACGGCGTGGCCGATCACGTGGTGTTCACCGGCGGCGTGCCGGCCGCGGAGTTGGCCGCGCACCACACCGTCGGCGACGTGTTCGCGATGCCCTGCCGAACCCGCGGCGCCGGCTTGGACGTCGAGGGCCTCGGCATCGTCTTCCTGGAGGCATCGGCGACCGGACTGCCGGTGGTCGCCGGACGCTCCGGCGGCGCACCGGAGACGGTTCTGCCGGGCCGGACCGGACACGTGGTGAACGGTCGGGACGTCGTCGAGCTCACCGATACGATCGCCGAACTGCTGGCCGACCCGGACCGTGCCGCACAGCTGGGAGCCGCCGGACGCGCCTGGGTGCAGCGCGACTGGCAATGGGATGATCGAGCCGCGAAATTGGCGCAGCTGTGCAGATTGTCGAGCTGA
- a CDS encoding NlpC/P60 family protein, whose protein sequence is MTRASRLRPGRALGRSSVAVGLLGAALAAGPATAQPATDQPAALGTPSEAVQQLIDLSHQSEQTNQATLGAQADLDTKLAARHTAEAAAAVDRQALDAAKTTLAQYQPEIDAIASATYRGARTGRLFAVVLSDSPQQLLDQMSAMDALAAQTTVKVSGFKRAADAAAAADVTARASADSARTAADQAAAVRADLTRRQTELQGRIADVTTAWARLSAADKQSLAGSPLPAGFDRDAVLRGLTPGSPIAALAAGMTRIGDPYVWGGNQPGGFDCSGLVQWAFKQVGKDLPRTSEAQSLGGTPVARDDMQVGDVVTFYDDASHVGIYAGNGMILHASTFGVPVAIAPIGNQPFHNARRY, encoded by the coding sequence GTGACACGAGCAAGCCGGTTACGGCCGGGCCGCGCGCTCGGCCGCAGCTCGGTGGCGGTCGGCTTGCTCGGCGCCGCCCTCGCCGCCGGCCCGGCCACCGCCCAGCCGGCCACCGACCAGCCGGCCGCGCTCGGCACGCCGAGCGAAGCGGTGCAGCAGCTGATCGACCTTTCGCACCAGTCCGAGCAGACCAACCAGGCAACTCTCGGTGCACAGGCCGATCTCGATACCAAGCTCGCCGCCCGGCATACCGCCGAGGCCGCCGCGGCGGTCGACCGGCAGGCCTTGGATGCCGCGAAAACCACCCTGGCGCAGTACCAGCCGGAAATCGACGCGATCGCTTCGGCAACCTACCGAGGCGCCCGGACCGGCCGGTTGTTTGCGGTGGTGCTCAGCGACTCGCCGCAACAGCTACTCGACCAGATGTCGGCGATGGACGCCCTCGCCGCGCAGACCACGGTCAAGGTTTCCGGTTTCAAACGTGCCGCCGACGCCGCGGCCGCGGCGGACGTGACCGCTCGGGCGTCGGCGGATTCCGCTCGGACCGCAGCCGACCAGGCCGCCGCAGTGCGCGCCGACCTGACGCGCCGGCAGACCGAGTTGCAGGGCCGGATCGCCGACGTGACCACTGCCTGGGCCCGCCTCTCGGCCGCCGACAAACAGTCGCTGGCAGGTAGCCCGCTACCGGCCGGCTTCGACCGGGATGCGGTCTTGCGCGGACTCACGCCCGGCAGCCCGATCGCGGCGTTGGCCGCCGGGATGACCCGGATCGGTGACCCCTACGTCTGGGGTGGCAACCAGCCGGGCGGCTTCGACTGCTCCGGTCTGGTGCAGTGGGCCTTCAAGCAGGTCGGCAAGGACCTGCCGCGGACCAGCGAAGCCCAATCGCTCGGCGGAACTCCGGTGGCCCGGGACGACATGCAGGTCGGGGACGTGGTCACCTTCTACGACGACGCCTCGCACGTGGGAATCTATGCCGGAAACGGCATGATCCTGCACGCGTCCACCTTCGGCGTACCGGTGGCGATCGCCCCGATCGGAAACCAACCGTTCCACAACGCCCGTCGGTACTGA
- a CDS encoding C40 family peptidase gives MASATTRSIARAAVTTAGAIGALVLTSAPAQADPVDIPGVGTFELPALGGMVPGLPQVPGAPVAPPAMPAPPAMPELPALPFALPEPLAQFAPAVPPAAPAPAPAPAPAPQPSSAGEVAFHAAQSKLGAPYSYGAAGPGAFDCSGLVQWAYRQAGISLPRTSYSQLTTGAPVSFADLQPGDIVGYDGHVALYAGNGQVIHASTEGQPVKYASMSSMPFSSARRF, from the coding sequence ATGGCGTCCGCCACAACTCGTTCGATCGCCCGTGCCGCGGTTACCACCGCCGGAGCGATCGGAGCCTTGGTCCTCACCAGCGCACCCGCGCAAGCCGACCCGGTCGACATTCCCGGCGTCGGGACGTTCGAGCTCCCCGCGCTCGGCGGCATGGTCCCCGGCCTCCCGCAGGTTCCCGGAGCGCCGGTGGCACCGCCGGCCATGCCCGCACCACCGGCCATGCCCGAACTCCCGGCCCTCCCGTTCGCCCTGCCGGAACCCCTGGCTCAGTTCGCTCCCGCGGTCCCGCCCGCAGCACCGGCGCCCGCCCCGGCCCCGGCCCCCGCGCCGCAGCCCTCGTCGGCCGGTGAGGTGGCGTTCCACGCCGCACAGTCGAAGCTGGGCGCGCCGTACTCCTACGGAGCGGCCGGCCCCGGCGCGTTCGACTGCTCCGGCCTGGTCCAGTGGGCCTACCGGCAGGCAGGCATCTCGCTGCCGCGGACCAGCTACTCGCAGCTGACCACCGGAGCGCCGGTTTCGTTCGCCGATCTGCAGCCGGGTGACATCGTCGGCTACGACGGCCACGTCGCGCTCTATGCCGGAAACGGCCAGGTCATCCACGCCTCCACCGAGGGTCAGCCGGTGAAGTACGCGTCGATGAGCTCGATGCCGTTCTCGTCCGCACGGCGCTTCTGA
- a CDS encoding GGDEF domain-containing protein: protein MTPRRVARHDTHSEGQPLDQPRVSKEPSDRALLARVGVLLVGSLVVMAIAGSGRLDERTSSIVDNLAQFAAGLFGTLACWWSARGLSGVQRNWRLSMGVGTAGWTVGMSLWAWFQLVEEDPLPSPSIADLGFFVLPVMALLALLLLTGDSPRRAQIGARHVWVVSVLDALVVVGVFFMVAWGTSLGAVVAAGGPTPLAFSVALGYPVSDLVLVVMVVVLASTRRVDRRIRPQLLLLGLGLVSISFSDSIFAYLVANGAESMPHLANLGFVAGPAMIGLAATSGRSMHHSHPALGERPALVLPYALFAVAISLLAVRMITSADSVDPVLVGVSWAVGLLLMVRQALTVTENAALLGDITAAQAELAYRADHDPLTGLANRSLLYRNLTGAVAALRHGNPLTLLMIDLNGFKAINDRLGHATGDQLLAATADRLRAAVRPTDTVARLGGDEFVVLLGMLPADADAVAERIRADLVAPYPIDGILVTVGASVGVVHGDSGDPAVDPDTLMHAADHEMYAWKEAVAAHRGIRA from the coding sequence GTGACTCCACGCCGAGTCGCTCGGCACGACACCCACTCCGAGGGGCAACCGTTGGACCAGCCGCGTGTCTCGAAGGAACCTTCCGACCGGGCTCTGCTGGCCCGGGTGGGCGTACTTCTGGTCGGGTCGCTGGTCGTGATGGCGATCGCGGGTTCCGGGCGGCTGGACGAGCGGACATCGTCGATCGTGGACAACCTGGCACAGTTCGCGGCCGGCTTGTTCGGCACCCTCGCGTGCTGGTGGTCGGCCCGCGGGCTGAGCGGAGTGCAACGCAATTGGCGGCTGTCGATGGGCGTGGGCACCGCGGGCTGGACCGTCGGGATGAGCCTGTGGGCCTGGTTCCAGCTGGTCGAGGAAGATCCGCTGCCGTCGCCGTCGATCGCCGATCTCGGCTTCTTCGTGCTGCCGGTGATGGCGCTGCTCGCACTGCTGTTGCTGACCGGCGACTCGCCGCGCCGGGCGCAGATCGGCGCCCGGCACGTCTGGGTGGTCTCCGTACTGGATGCACTGGTGGTGGTCGGCGTCTTCTTCATGGTCGCCTGGGGCACCTCGCTCGGCGCGGTGGTGGCGGCCGGCGGACCGACCCCGCTGGCGTTCTCGGTTGCGCTCGGTTATCCGGTCAGCGACCTCGTGTTGGTCGTGATGGTCGTCGTCCTCGCCTCGACCCGGCGGGTGGACCGCCGGATTCGGCCGCAGCTGTTGCTGCTCGGCCTCGGGCTCGTGTCGATCTCGTTTTCGGACAGCATCTTCGCCTATCTGGTGGCCAACGGAGCCGAGTCGATGCCCCACCTGGCAAACCTGGGCTTCGTGGCCGGGCCGGCGATGATCGGACTGGCCGCAACCTCGGGTCGTTCGATGCACCACAGTCATCCGGCGTTGGGTGAACGGCCGGCTCTGGTGCTGCCTTACGCGCTGTTCGCGGTGGCGATCTCGTTGTTGGCCGTGCGGATGATCACCTCGGCAGACAGCGTCGACCCGGTGCTCGTCGGCGTCTCCTGGGCGGTCGGATTGTTGCTGATGGTCCGGCAGGCGTTGACCGTGACCGAGAACGCCGCCCTGCTCGGCGATATCACCGCCGCGCAGGCCGAACTCGCCTACCGGGCCGATCACGACCCGCTGACCGGTTTGGCCAATCGATCACTGCTGTACCGGAATCTGACCGGGGCGGTGGCGGCCCTGCGGCACGGCAACCCGCTCACCCTGTTGATGATCGATCTGAACGGATTCAAGGCGATCAACGACCGGCTCGGCCACGCCACCGGCGATCAGTTGCTGGCCGCCACGGCGGACCGGCTGCGCGCGGCGGTCCGGCCGACCGACACCGTAGCCCGGTTGGGCGGGGACGAGTTCGTCGTGTTGTTGGGCATGCTCCCGGCCGACGCCGATGCGGTCGCCGAGCGGATCCGGGCCGACCTGGTCGCGCCGTACCCGATCGACGGGATCCTGGTCACGGTCGGGGCCAGCGTCGGCGTCGTGCACGGGGACAGCGGCGACCCGGCGGTGGATCCGGATACGCTGATGCACGCCGCGGACCATGAGATGTACGCCTGGAAGGAAGCGGTCGCCGCTCACCGCGGGATCAGGGCGTAG
- a CDS encoding cyclase family protein — MQRRQLIRRPGLGQLIRPVSLSHVNDPATTPIFPGDPEFTLETAATVDTDGYYLQQVTEGEHTGTHWGAPGHFRSGGLLADQLDPEDLFLPAVKIDIRARAAGDADYAVTVDDLIDWERANGPIPHGAAVILWTGWESRWGTPAYAGTDAAGVAHQPGFSVAAARWLIDNHRLDVRGALGTDTFGPDLGNDETYPVSTLLYDQRRISLENLNNLGALPTTGGYVLVGGPINRAGSGSPATIYALIPR, encoded by the coding sequence ATGCAGCGACGACAGCTGATTCGGCGACCGGGCCTGGGACAACTGATCCGGCCGGTGAGCCTGTCGCATGTCAACGATCCCGCCACGACGCCGATCTTCCCGGGTGACCCCGAGTTCACCCTGGAGACCGCCGCGACCGTCGATACCGACGGCTACTACCTGCAGCAGGTCACCGAGGGTGAGCACACCGGCACGCATTGGGGCGCACCCGGCCACTTCCGGTCGGGTGGCCTGCTCGCCGACCAGCTCGACCCGGAGGATCTGTTCCTCCCGGCCGTGAAGATCGACATTCGGGCCCGGGCTGCCGGAGACGCGGACTACGCGGTCACCGTCGACGACCTGATCGACTGGGAGCGGGCGAACGGGCCGATCCCGCACGGGGCGGCGGTCATCCTGTGGACCGGCTGGGAATCGCGCTGGGGCACGCCCGCCTACGCCGGCACCGATGCCGCCGGGGTCGCCCATCAGCCGGGTTTCTCGGTCGCGGCGGCGCGCTGGCTGATCGACAATCACCGCCTGGACGTACGCGGCGCACTCGGCACCGACACCTTCGGCCCGGACCTGGGCAACGACGAGACCTACCCGGTCTCCACGCTGCTCTACGACCAGCGCCGGATCAGCCTGGAGAACCTGAACAATCTCGGCGCATTGCCCACCACCGGCGGCTACGTCCTGGTGGGCGGGCCGATCAACCGCGCCGGCTCGGGCTCGCCGGCGACGATCTACGCCCTGATCCCGCGGTGA
- a CDS encoding DEDD exonuclease domain-containing protein, with the protein MDLPTSCTPPSCTPPRLPVRAGYLSVPPDSFDHVPTDRQLSFDELDQSLFDTTFVVVDLETTGGSAADDAITEIGAVKVRGGVVLGELHTLVDPGRSIPPAITELTGITTAMTYDAPPIERVLPSFLEFAAGAVLVAHNAGFDIGFLRAAATRCATAWPRFRVLCTVKLARRVLSREEAPSVRLGALATLLQAGTAPSHRALDDARATVDVLHALIARVGNQGVHSYAELVAYLPGVPAGHRAKRTLAAGLPRRPGVYLFRGPGGEVLYVGTATDLQRRVRSYFTGSETRSRMREMVALAERVDHVECAHPLEAGVRELRLLRAHAPPYNRRSRFPKRAWWLTLTDEPFARCMLSRTPAPAALGPFGSRGDAAAVADTLARMCRLRTCTGRIGRRGRHACRVEPVGGCAAGGLAEPGEYQPGPARLRALLAGESDAVLAELHDEVAGLAAAGQFEAAARARDRAVALITALHRCQRLAGLAAVAELVGAHPGPGGGWELAVIRYGRLAAAGVARPGVPPMPVVEQLAAAAETVVPDGSTLHGALPDETGLLVRWLTRPGTRIVRTSDGYAEPVYGAARWAGWAARARAAADGERARSP; encoded by the coding sequence ATGGACCTCCCGACATCGTGCACACCGCCATCGTGCACACCGCCGCGGCTGCCCGTGCGGGCCGGATATCTGTCGGTGCCGCCGGATAGCTTCGACCATGTGCCCACCGACCGGCAATTGAGCTTCGACGAACTGGACCAATCCCTGTTCGACACCACCTTCGTGGTGGTCGATCTGGAGACCACCGGCGGCAGCGCAGCCGACGATGCGATCACCGAGATCGGCGCGGTGAAGGTGCGGGGTGGCGTGGTGCTCGGCGAGTTGCACACCTTGGTCGACCCCGGGCGATCGATCCCGCCGGCGATCACCGAGCTGACCGGGATCACCACCGCGATGACCTACGATGCGCCGCCGATCGAGCGGGTGCTGCCCAGCTTTCTGGAGTTTGCCGCCGGCGCTGTCCTGGTCGCCCACAACGCCGGCTTCGACATCGGGTTCCTGCGCGCCGCGGCAACTCGCTGCGCGACGGCGTGGCCGAGATTCCGTGTGCTGTGCACGGTCAAGCTGGCTCGGCGGGTGCTCAGTCGGGAGGAGGCGCCGTCGGTCCGGCTCGGCGCGCTGGCGACGTTGTTGCAGGCCGGCACCGCCCCCAGCCATCGCGCGCTGGACGATGCGCGAGCGACCGTGGACGTCCTGCATGCCCTGATCGCCCGGGTCGGCAACCAAGGGGTGCACAGCTACGCCGAGCTGGTGGCCTATCTGCCGGGCGTGCCGGCCGGGCACCGCGCCAAGCGCACGCTCGCGGCCGGCCTGCCCCGCCGGCCGGGGGTGTATCTGTTCCGTGGCCCGGGCGGCGAGGTGCTCTACGTCGGGACGGCGACCGACCTGCAACGCCGGGTCCGTAGCTATTTCACCGGATCGGAAACCCGGAGCCGGATGCGTGAGATGGTCGCGCTGGCCGAGCGGGTCGACCACGTCGAATGTGCCCACCCGTTGGAGGCCGGAGTGCGGGAGCTGCGACTGCTCCGGGCGCACGCGCCGCCGTACAACCGGCGCTCGCGATTCCCGAAGCGGGCCTGGTGGCTGACGCTGACCGACGAGCCGTTCGCTCGCTGCATGCTGAGCCGAACCCCGGCGCCGGCCGCATTGGGTCCGTTCGGTTCGCGGGGCGACGCCGCCGCGGTCGCCGACACGTTGGCCCGGATGTGCCGGCTCCGCACCTGCACCGGCCGGATCGGCCGCCGCGGGCGGCACGCCTGCAGGGTCGAACCGGTCGGCGGTTGCGCGGCCGGTGGGCTCGCCGAGCCGGGGGAGTACCAGCCCGGTCCGGCCCGGCTGCGCGCACTGCTCGCCGGGGAGTCCGATGCGGTGCTTGCCGAGTTGCACGACGAGGTGGCCGGATTGGCGGCCGCCGGGCAGTTCGAGGCCGCCGCCCGGGCCCGAGACCGGGCGGTCGCGTTGATCACTGCGTTACACCGATGCCAACGCCTCGCCGGGCTGGCTGCGGTGGCCGAGCTCGTCGGTGCGCACCCGGGCCCGGGTGGCGGGTGGGAACTCGCCGTGATCCGCTACGGCCGGCTGGCGGCGGCCGGCGTCGCCCGTCCGGGAGTGCCGCCGATGCCGGTGGTCGAGCAGCTGGCGGCGGCCGCCGAAACGGTGGTGCCGGACGGTTCGACCCTGCATGGTGCGCTGCCGGACGAAACCGGGCTGTTGGTGCGCTGGCTCACTCGGCCGGGTACCCGGATAGTCCGGACCAGTGACGGCTACGCCGAGCCGGTGTACGGCGCCGCCCGTTGGGCCGGGTGGGCTGCCCGGGCCCGCGCCGCCGCCGACGGCGAACGTGCTCGGTCGCCGTGA
- the trpD gene encoding anthranilate phosphoribosyltransferase, whose translation MNAGRSWPEVLGVLTERGDLDAAAANWAMDAIMRDDATAAQIAAFGVAMRMKGPTATELDGLATAMLSHARRVSLPVAAVDVVGTGGDRSGTVNISSMAAIVVAAAGAPVVKHGNRAQSSRSGGADVLEALGVRIDLGPEAIATCVAETGIGFCFAPVFHPALRFAGPARREIGIPTVFNVLGPLTNPAQPGAALIGCAFADLLPVLAQVFAERGTRALVVRGDDGLDELTTTGTTRVLAVADGAVAEMLVDPAELGLDRVPAAALRGGDAEVNAAAARKLLAGEPGPVRDAVLLNAAGALAAFDGWADDLTAALAANLVRAAATVDSGAAAALLDRWAELSHRLAPVAS comes from the coding sequence ATGAACGCAGGTCGAAGCTGGCCGGAAGTCCTCGGCGTCCTCACCGAGCGAGGGGACCTCGACGCCGCCGCGGCGAACTGGGCGATGGACGCGATCATGCGAGACGACGCGACCGCGGCGCAGATCGCCGCGTTCGGCGTCGCGATGCGGATGAAAGGGCCCACCGCGACCGAACTGGACGGGCTCGCCACCGCCATGTTGAGCCACGCGCGGCGGGTGTCTTTACCCGTCGCCGCCGTCGACGTGGTCGGTACCGGTGGTGATCGGTCCGGCACGGTGAACATTTCGTCGATGGCGGCGATCGTCGTCGCCGCCGCCGGTGCGCCGGTGGTCAAGCACGGCAACCGGGCGCAGTCCTCACGCAGCGGTGGCGCAGACGTACTGGAGGCGCTGGGCGTGCGGATCGATCTCGGTCCCGAGGCGATCGCCACCTGCGTCGCCGAGACCGGGATCGGGTTCTGCTTCGCGCCGGTGTTCCATCCGGCATTGCGCTTCGCCGGACCGGCCCGGCGCGAGATCGGCATTCCGACGGTGTTCAACGTGCTGGGTCCGCTGACCAATCCGGCGCAGCCCGGCGCGGCCCTGATCGGTTGTGCCTTCGCCGATCTGCTGCCGGTGCTGGCACAGGTGTTCGCCGAGCGGGGCACCCGGGCGTTGGTGGTGCGTGGCGACGACGGCCTGGACGAGCTCACCACCACCGGCACCACCCGGGTGCTCGCCGTCGCCGACGGTGCCGTCGCCGAGATGCTCGTCGACCCGGCCGAGTTGGGGCTCGACCGGGTGCCGGCGGCAGCGTTACGCGGTGGCGATGCCGAGGTCAACGCCGCCGCCGCCCGCAAGCTGCTCGCCGGCGAACCCGGCCCGGTACGGGACGCGGTGCTGCTGAATGCGGCCGGCGCGCTCGCGGCGTTCGACGGCTGGGCCGACGATCTCACCGCAGCACTGGCGGCAAACCTGGTCCGCGCCGCTGCCACGGTCGATTCCGGGGCAGCCGCAGCGTTGTTGGACCGCTGGGCCGAGCTCAGCCACCGGCTGGCCCCGGTCGCGTCCTGA
- a CDS encoding cytochrome c oxidase subunit 3: MTTAVGTPGTAITQRVHSLNRPNIVSVGTIIWLSSELMFFAGLFAMYFVARAQQSPELGWPPEPTELNLALAVPVTAVLIASSFTCQMGVFAAERGDVFGLRRWYLLTFFMGAFFVGGQGYEYWHLVHEGTSISSSVYGSVFYMTTGFHGLHVIGGLIAFIFLLVRTTLSKFTPAQATAAIVVSYYWHFVDIVWIGLFATIYFVR, from the coding sequence GTGACGACCGCAGTAGGCACGCCAGGAACGGCTATCACCCAGCGTGTGCATTCGCTGAACCGGCCCAATATCGTCAGCGTGGGCACGATCATCTGGCTCTCCAGCGAGCTGATGTTCTTCGCCGGCCTGTTCGCGATGTACTTCGTCGCGCGTGCTCAGCAGAGTCCGGAACTGGGCTGGCCGCCGGAGCCGACCGAGCTGAATCTGGCTCTGGCCGTGCCGGTTACGGCGGTGCTCATCGCGTCGTCGTTCACCTGTCAGATGGGCGTGTTCGCGGCCGAGCGCGGTGACGTGTTCGGGCTGCGCCGCTGGTACCTGCTGACCTTTTTCATGGGTGCCTTCTTCGTCGGCGGACAGGGCTACGAGTACTGGCACCTGGTGCACGAGGGCACCTCGATCTCCAGCAGCGTGTACGGCTCCGTCTTCTACATGACCACCGGCTTTCACGGCCTGCACGTCATCGGCGGCCTGATCGCGTTCATCTTCCTGCTCGTGCGGACGACGTTGAGTAAGTTCACTCCGGCCCAGGCCACTGCGGCGATCGTCGTCTCCTACTACTGGCATTTCGTCGACATCGTGTGGATCGGTCTGTTCGCCACGATCTACTTCGTCCGATAG